The genome window CTCTGAGGTCGACTTCGTCACAGCTTGACCATGGTGTCGAGGAATTTTTAAAACCGCACCAGTTTGTAGCGAAGCTCCACTCCCACGACCTCACATGCGCATGCGCTGTGTTCCTGGAGCGCAAACAATTACATGCATGTTTTCAGTCAACTCAACCACAACAGGTGCTGCGCCAACGCATCCGACGACACAAGAAACGGCGCTTGGAAGTTCCAAGTTTCAGCGAAATTCATCCGATTTGTTGTGATCTAGAACTTTTCCTCTGATTAATTTAGCCTATTTTCGAGTGCATTTGATATTGGATCCACCTTCTGTTTCAAGATGGTGTTCAGCTTGTTGAAATACGGTTTCAGAGACCCTTTGCCTGAAGTAACTGACCCTCCATCTCCAGAGGATGCCCCAACACCACACCCGACCTGAAGACAATATCAAATGGTTGTGAGTGAATTAGTTCGGTCTTAAGAAAAgtactgaaaatgtaaaaaaatatcgcTTAGATTAAATCACAAGTTAAAGACCTATGCCAATTATTGTCTGCCCCCAAATATAACTTAGGCTACAACATGAGGGATCATACATACGCATCCCTCCAATTTCTAAACTTAACTAGTTCACCTGTTTTTGAACAGGTTCAGTGTTTCTTTGTTCCATGTGACAGGAGTCAGGCTGTTAAATAACTGGGCCATTTATTCCAAAGCCTCTAATGCATCCACAGAGACGTCCTCGCCCTGTATAAAAGAAAACAAGGTTTTAGGCATTAGGAAGTCTCTTAAATTCTATGGTTAAACTTCCAATTTATAATTTTGCAATTGAAATAATATCATACACTCTAGTTTATTCTATCCATATCTTGCTACATGATACATTTCAGTATCTTACCTGTGTGTTCTTGGAAACATGCTCTGGAAACATGCGCTCGACTTTTCTTTTAGACACAGAACTGTAAATTGTCCAACCTGAAATAAAGTCATATCAATATCAAAAAGTGAACTGTATTGGAATAGTATCCATAAATGAAACATTGTGGTACAGAGAATGAAAGCATTGGTTACATAAAACGTCttataatacaataaaataaatggAGGTCTAATAATGAGATTTATTGAGCATCAAATTGTGCACACCAAATAGCGGACAGGTGCAAAAAAAGCGCACTAGCGCATAAACTGCGTCCACCCGCACTGATCGGATGCTGGCGTGTataagcagaacagaacagagtcagGTAGATACTCAACCATTTCAAGGCTAGCATGAATATTTGAATATTTCGTCGTTCGGAGAGAAGAGCAGGCCTATAAGAATAAACCAATTTGCCAATGTGTTGTGATAACATTATCGTAGTTAAATCAATTTTACAatcctcatgagtttagttcaactactgtcttacctcatcagaacccaaaattaGAAATGTTTATGCCATTGTTTGATaccatgtaaatgtaaaaaaaaaaatcacacactGTATAGCTTCCAAATGTAGTTCAAACTAACCCATAACTTTAATCTCATAGATGGACATTCCTTTCATCCTTAGTTCTTTGACAATGGTTACTTTTCTCCAACCCCAATCCTCAGCTATTGAGAAAAATAGTGGTTCAGTGACCGCTTTGGTGTTGTTTGAACAGCAGATTGCTCCTTTAAAAAAGTCAGTCTATAAACAAATGAATGCATGAAAGAATGAATGACAGAATATAAAAATGAGTTAATAAAAATGATGAGAGAataattatttgattttattGTAAAGGAATAAATACATAGCCTTCACATATAAATGTCAGTCAACCAATGTTTATAAATAAATCATTCATTCAGTAAATGTATGAGCTATCAATCTATTAGCCGGGCTCAGAAACATGTCACATGTCTCCAATGATGATTATGTGGATCTCCAACAGACCTCTTCTTCCTCATGACTTGACTCTGCTGTTGAggaatttcttgaactgcaccaGGTTGTCGCGAACCTCCAATCGCGTGATCTCCCGTGCGCATGCGCTGTGCTCCTGGAGagcacacaatatatatataccagACCCCGACCTACTGGCTCCCGGTCATCTATAAGTTTCtgttaggtaaagctccgccttatctcagctcactggtcaccataacaacacccaccgtagcacgcgctccagcagttgAAGGCATTAACTTTAATCAAATCGCATTTTAATGGGAAAAAACATTAATTGCTACAGAATGTAGTAATTTTATGTCAAAACGCATATCAAATGAGATTTTGTTTTactacaatgtaaaaacaatttAAACTGAGCCATGTTGGTTTAAAAAGCTGACTCTTCCAAATGAAAAATGGATAACTTCGTTCGGAGCCGTTGTGTTGAACACTGTGCGATGTTTaacagtgagaatggcagaatggtgaacttactaaatgactgagagtttgactgtgtgatattaggttgcttcttgtgtaaatatttttcgtcttgattttaatgatttgtatgtAGAGATAGCAAAAGCTCAGGTTGCCCAGCCCGGCGGAGATACAACCTTCGGCAAAATCATTCGCAAGAAGATTCCTGCGAAAATATTATTTGAAGAtgactggtcatccccaaaaccaacacctcatttggccgcctctccttccagttctctgctgccagtgactggaactaattgcaaaaatcgctgaatcTGGAGACTTATCTttctctcactaactttaaacatcagctatttgAGCAGTTAACCGATcccgccatttgcacacactgtatatagactttctttttttctattgtgttattgactgtacgcttgtttattccatgtgtaaatctgtgttgttgtttgtgtcgcactgctttgctttcttggccaggtcgcagttgtaaatgagaacttgtgctCACCTAGCTTTCCTgcataaataaaggtgaaataaaaaataatgaacGTTTAaaaaactctgtgttgttgtttttgtcgcactgctttgctttatcttggccagttcgcagttgtaaatgataacttgttctcaactggcctacacggttaaataaaggtgaaataaaaaataaattcattaaaacacACCGACAGACTTGGATACAGAATGAGCACTCAGATTAACaatatttaaaataatattttttttattaacttaACATTTGATGAAGAGCAACAACAGGCACCATTTTCAAATAGATGAATAAATACTTTCAAAAATAGGCCTACATAAATAAATGAtcttgataaataaataaatacataaataaataaatacatgtataaTATTGCTGTTGGACATTGCACATTGCAGGATTGTAGAATAGAAGGCTTTTAAAATCAAGCACAATTGTAAAACACAATAGTAAAAAACATCTGCAAGTTCAAATTCATGTTCTGTTGGACCACAGAAGGCTATCAGAGTTGTGTTTCAGGATGAATTCTAGGGTGTACAGGAGTTCTTTTCGAACCACTTCCCAGGCGCAGTAACTGGAATTCtgtgaaaatgaaaataaactgTTAGGGCAATGTAGAGTAATACTGTCCTATGTAGAGATATTATCAAAATAATGTGTCTATTTGTTTTCAACCTATATTCTACCTTTTCTTTTAGGACTGCTGCAATGTTCCCAAAGTACGTCTTCAGGCCCTCTGCCCTGATGGGATAATCACTTGTATCCACACTGCTCATCATCTGCCAGAAAGGAAGAAAGAGGCAGGCGATGAATAATATTTAAAATGTATCCATTATAGTGTATTTGCTTGCACCCTACTTTTTATTTTAGGACAGCCGCGATGCTCCTAAAGTATGTATTCAGCGCCTTTTCCCTGACTAGATAATCACGTGTATCCACACTCCCCATCATCTGACACAAGAAGAAAATAATTCAAACATCACCATACCAGACTTAAACAGTTAAGCTATCTGTATAGGCATAGGTAGGTACTCACACATTTGCTCTCTTCAATCTGACGGTAGACAATGTTCTGAAAATACTCCAACTTCTGTTGGTCCCACATTGTCGGCAGTTCGTCAGTTCCAAACAATGTGTCGATATTCTTCAATGTCTCATAAATAGCCTTAGCACCACTGCTGCTCAACTGAAAGGGACAACAACAATAATTTCAAATAACATAAATAGCAGTTTAAAGTTTTCTACTTTCTGATCCTAACGGTTGCAAATACGCTATCATGCTGCAAAGAACACTTGGATATGATCGCTTGCCCTTACCTGTGGCCCTCCGGAGGTTGCAAATGCGGTGGCTGGGAATTCCATGAAGACATTGTCCTGCAGGCACTCCAGAGGAAAATGACCCCCctgaaagaaagagaaaacacATGTTTCACGTTGAGCTATTCAGTTAAACATTGTTGGATAATACATCTCAAGTCTAcagtaatttaaaaaatgtaccaTGTCTCTCAGTAGGTTGTGGGTTGATCGCACCAGCTGTCCTTGTAGATGGCAAGGCATGGGCATGGAGAAAACTTGCACGAGGCAGAGGAAGGCGCTCATCCAAATGATAATCTGAATTGCCATTCTTAGGGTAGTTAGATGATCTGCAGCAGATGGTCATTGTTAGTTGAATATAATCctgaaaataattaattaattgaaGCCTTAAGCAGTGATCAAATGATAGCATGTTGTTGACTTACCTGTTGCCAGTATATTGCAAAAATCCTGCAATCAGAATGTGGTTTGTGTTCTGATCCCATATCTGCGGATTAATTTAAATAGTGAGGATTGAAAGGATGTACAAAAAGTGAAAGGGTATCTCGCTAAATTAAGAGTTGAAGTGAATGAATTTGGGAAAGTTTTGCCTAGTGAACCGCAAGACCGGATTTCTCTTTTCGTGTGCTCCACTTCCTTCTTATCATGTTTCGAGTTTTCCTTCGTAGGAGGCACATTGTCCTAAGtgtgtttaaaaaatgtaactcATAGGCTCAaacgtgaaggagagagagagagagagagagagagagagagagagagagagagagagagagagagagagagagagaatattgaCCCCTTAACTTTACAATGAATGCAGTAGTGCTCTTTATGTCTTTATAAACACCAATATTTAACTAATGGCACTTTTATGGACTAAGGGAAGGcctacaatgtttgtttgttaATCACAAAACTGCtgtttgcttgtttgtttgtttctctctctctctctctctctctctc of Salmo trutta chromosome 1, fSalTru1.1, whole genome shotgun sequence contains these proteins:
- the LOC115193297 gene encoding uncharacterized protein LOC115193297: MPMPCHLQGQLVRTTHDLLRDMGGHFPMECLQDNVFIEFPATAFATSGGPQLSSSGAKAIYETLKNIDTLFGTDELPTMWDQQKLEYFQNIVYRQIEESKCMMSSVDTSDYPIRAEGLKTYFGNIAAVLKEKEHSACSSQRETCVFSFFQGGHFPLECLQDNVFMEFPATAFATSGGPQLSSSGAKAIYETLKNIDTLFGTDELPTMWDQQKLEYFQNIVYRQIEESKCMMSSVDTSDYPIRAEGLKTYFGNIAAVLKEKVEYRLKTNRHIILIISLHRTVLLYIALTVYFHFHRIPVTAPGKWFEKNSCTP